The Strix uralensis isolate ZFMK-TIS-50842 chromosome 23, bStrUra1, whole genome shotgun sequence genome has a segment encoding these proteins:
- the LOC141954128 gene encoding forkhead box protein D4-like, with product MGEPDPGERLVAAAAAGDIPVSGNIVEAGDAPAVSGDTVAAEALQKPPYSYVALIAMAIRASPEQRLPLRGIYAYIAGRFPYFRGGPKGWQNSVRHNLSLNPCFRRLPPRGTGTTAASPRRGGDWALDPAFQDMFPGGDYRRRRRRPRPPPTTPPPPPSRPAAPWPPPPPPLPAGCPHGPCLALALPPRGCRCPELPAWSPPALLGPPVWPLPGARGALCPAGLDLGVTRDLGTPLPPPFQ from the coding sequence ATGGGGGAGCCGGACCCTGGAGAGCGgctggtggcggcggcggcggcgggggacaTCCCGGTGTCGGGGAACATCGTGGAGGCGGGGGACGCCCCGGCGGTGTCGGGGGACACGGTGGCGGCAGAGGCGCTGCAGAAGCCGCCCTACTCCTACGTGGCGCTGATCGCCATGGCCATCCGCGCCAGCCCCGAGCAGCGCCTGCCCCTGCGCGGTATCTACGCGTACATCGCGGGGCGCTTCCCCTACTTCCGCGGCGGCCCCAAGGGGTGGCAGAACAGCGTCCGCCACAACCTCAGCCTCAACCCCTGCTTCCGCCGCctgcccccccgcggcaccggcaccaccgccgcctccccgcgccgcGGCGGCGACTGGGCGCTGGATCCCGCCTTCCAGGACATGTTCCCGGGCGGGGACTaccggcgacgacgacgacgaccgcgGCCCCCCCCAAccaccccgccgccgcctccctcccgccccgccgcgccctggccgccgccgccgccgccgctccccgccggttGCCCGCACGGTCCCTGCCTGGCGCTGGCgctgcccccccggggctgccgctgcCCCGAACTGCCCGCCTGGAGCCCGCCCGCTTTGCTGGGGCCGCCCGTCTGGCCGCTGCCCGGGGCGAGGGGGGCTCTGTGCCCGGCCGGGCTGGATCTTGGGGTAACCCGCGACCTGGggaccccgctgcccccccccttCCAGTGA